The following is a genomic window from Janibacter sp. DB-40.
GTGCCCGGAGACGACCGCGACTCCCTGGGACAGGCCGCGGTGGGTGACGGGGATCCCGGCGAGGGCGGGCACGGCGAAGGCCGAGGAGACGCCCGGCAGGACCTCGACGGGGATGCCGGCGTCGGTGCACGCCTGCCACTCCTCGCCGCCCCGGCCGAAGAGGTACCCGTCGCCGCCCTTGAACCGCACGACCGTCCGGCCGGCGCGCGCGTGCGTCAGGAGGATGTCGTTGATGCGCTCCTGCGGGGTGAACTCCCCGCGGGGGATCTTGCCGACGTTGATCACCTCGGCCTGCGGGGCATGCTCGGCGATCGAGGCCAGGGGTGCGAGCCGATCGGTGACGACGACGTCCGCCGCGGCGAGCGCGTCGCGTCCGGCGAGGGTGAGCAGACCCGGGTCGCCGGGCCCGCCGCCGACGAGGAGGACGCGGCCGGTGCCGTCGCTGGGGGGAGTGCTCATGCTGACCTCGTGTGCTCTCGTCGTGGCAGGATCCGACCCAGCTCGCGCAGCAGGCCGTCGATGGTGTGCGGGTCACGGACGGCGATCCGTACCCACGAAGGGTCCAACCCCGGAAAAGTATCCCCCCTGCGCACGGCCCAGCCGCAGGTGCGCAGCTCGTCGCGGACGCCGGGGCCCACCCGGGCGAGGACGAAGGGGGCGTGCGTGCCGGTCGTCGGGACGCCGAGGTGGGCCAGCCCGGTGGCGAGGTGGGCGCGCCAGCGGGTGGTCTCCTCGGCGGCGCGAGCGGCCTCGGTCACGGCGTGGGGAGCGGCCGTCTCGGTCATGACGCGCAGCGCGAGGGAGCCGACGGACCAGTGCGGCTGCTGGGCGGCGAGGGCGGCGACGAGGTCCGGGTCGCCGGCGACGTATCCCGCGCGCAGGCCTGCGACGGCCCACGTCTTGGTCAGCGAGCGCACCACGAGGAGCCCGGTGAGGTCACCGGGCAGCAGGGACTGCGTCTCGCCGGGCACCGCGTCCATGAAGGCCTCGTCGACGAGCACGACGCGTCCCGCCCGCACGAGGGAGCGGATGGCCTCGGCCCGGTGGAGCGCCCCCGTCGGGTTGGTCGGGTTGCCGAGGACGACCAGGTCGGCGTCGCCGATCTCCTCGGCGGCGGCGTCGGTGAGCGCGAAGTCCTCCTCCGGTCGCAGGAGCACCCGACGCACGTCGTGGCCGGCCGCGACGAGGGCTGCCTCCGGCTCGGTGAACTGCGGGTGGACGACGACGGCGTCGCG
Proteins encoded in this region:
- the cobA gene encoding uroporphyrinogen-III C-methyltransferase encodes the protein MSTPPSDGTGRVLLVGGGPGDPGLLTLAGRDALAAADVVVTDRLAPLASIAEHAPQAEVINVGKIPRGEFTPQERINDILLTHARAGRTVVRFKGGDGYLFGRGGEEWQACTDAGIPVEVLPGVSSAFAVPALAGIPVTHRGLSQGVAVVSGHVAPEDPRSEVDWPALATSGLTLVVLMGVATLGPIARALVEAGLDPATPAASIANGASPDQRVVRAPLSGIARAADEGGIAPPAITVVGDVVAALAGMEDLG